In Leucobacter sp. CX169, a single genomic region encodes these proteins:
- a CDS encoding thymidine phosphorylase yields the protein MANTEQTRVEPFDVVDLITEKRFGRELDTDAIDWLVDAFVREVVAPEQMSALLMAIMIQGMDRREIKDLTAAMIASGETMDFTNLGRPAIDKHSTGGVGDKITLPLVPLVASFGVAVPQLSGRGLGHTGGTLDKLESIPGWRANITNEEMRHALSTIGGVICAAGSGLAPADRRMYALRDVTGTVAAVPLIASSIMSKKIAEGAHGLVLDVKFGSGAFLPAIEDARELAAAMTRLGADSGLLTVALLTDMDAPLGRAVGNANEVIESVEVLAGGGPGDVIELTLALAREMLDLAGMPDADPAAALADGRAMDSWRRMIASQGGDPDAPLTVARETQTVLAPADGIVQRVDARAVGVAAWRLGAGRARPGDPIDHSAGVEVLVKPGDRVRAGQPMLVAACDHEGRMARGLELLPGAVTLGDTAPPDRPIVAERVVGE from the coding sequence ATGGCGAACACGGAACAGACCAGAGTAGAGCCCTTCGACGTCGTCGACTTGATCACCGAGAAACGGTTCGGACGCGAGCTCGACACCGACGCGATCGACTGGCTGGTCGACGCGTTCGTCCGAGAGGTCGTCGCCCCGGAGCAAATGAGCGCGCTGCTCATGGCCATCATGATCCAAGGGATGGACCGGCGCGAGATCAAAGATCTCACTGCCGCGATGATCGCGAGCGGCGAGACGATGGATTTCACGAACCTGGGTCGCCCGGCCATCGACAAGCACTCGACGGGCGGAGTGGGGGACAAGATCACGCTGCCGCTCGTCCCGCTGGTCGCGTCGTTCGGCGTCGCGGTACCCCAGCTCTCGGGCCGCGGGCTCGGGCACACGGGCGGCACGCTCGACAAGCTTGAGAGTATTCCGGGCTGGCGGGCCAACATCACGAACGAGGAGATGCGGCACGCGCTCAGCACCATCGGCGGCGTCATCTGCGCGGCCGGTTCGGGGCTCGCGCCCGCGGACCGGCGTATGTACGCGCTCAGGGATGTGACTGGCACGGTCGCGGCGGTGCCGCTCATCGCGTCGTCCATCATGTCCAAGAAGATCGCGGAGGGAGCGCACGGCCTGGTGCTCGACGTGAAGTTCGGCTCGGGCGCCTTCCTACCGGCCATCGAAGACGCGCGCGAGCTCGCCGCGGCGATGACCCGGCTGGGGGCCGACTCGGGATTGCTTACGGTCGCCCTGCTCACCGACATGGATGCGCCCCTCGGCCGCGCGGTGGGAAACGCGAATGAGGTGATCGAGTCTGTCGAGGTCCTCGCCGGAGGCGGACCGGGCGACGTGATCGAGCTCACACTGGCGCTCGCGCGGGAAATGCTGGACCTGGCGGGGATGCCCGACGCCGACCCCGCGGCAGCGCTCGCGGACGGGCGCGCGATGGATTCCTGGAGGCGCATGATCGCGAGCCAGGGCGGCGACCCGGACGCACCCCTCACGGTTGCACGTGAAACACAGACCGTACTCGCCCCGGCTGACGGGATTGTGCAGCGCGTTGACGCCCGCGCGGTGGGCGTCGCCGCCTGGCGACTCGGCGCCGGACGGGCCCGGCCCGGTGACCCGATCGACCACTCGGCGGGCGTCGAGGTGCTCGTGAAGCCCGGCGATCGGGTGCGCGCTGGCCAACCTATGCTTGTGGCGGCATGTGATCATGAGGGGCGCATGGCGCGGGGTCTCGAGCTCTTGCCTGGAGCGGTCACGCTGGGCGACACTGCCCCGCCCGACCGCCCGATCGTGGCGGAGCGCGTCGTCGGCGAGTAG
- a CDS encoding adenosine deaminase, giving the protein MENIEDFDDEPSMLLPGGVSIEALPKISLHDHLDGGLRPETIIDIAKREGLPLPTEDADELAQWFIDQCTGGTLPEYLETFELTLSVMQHPEDLRRVAHEWVLDLADEGVIYGEARWAPEQHLRGGLTLEAVVESVQAGLEDGMAQVMAEEGEIHVNQVLCAMRQGDRSLEIARLALHHRDSGVVGFDLAGPEEGFPASNHREALELLAQHQFPTTIHAGEADGLDSVRGALVDGRALRLGHGIRLAEDVKIETQDDDAMQVSLGRVAQWVRDRGIVLECCPSSNVQTGAFSQWGDTLANHPFDLFYQLGMAVTVGPDNRLMSGTSVSRELALLAEVFAYDLGDLQQFQVNAAMAAFLPLEDRKALVDEIEEGFIEAVQQSRLARG; this is encoded by the coding sequence ATGGAGAACATCGAAGACTTCGACGACGAGCCGAGCATGTTGCTGCCGGGCGGCGTCAGCATTGAGGCGCTGCCGAAGATCAGCCTGCACGACCACCTCGATGGTGGCCTGCGGCCCGAGACGATTATTGACATCGCGAAGCGCGAGGGGCTGCCGCTGCCGACGGAGGACGCGGACGAGCTCGCGCAGTGGTTCATTGACCAGTGCACCGGCGGCACGCTGCCCGAGTACCTGGAGACGTTTGAGCTCACCCTCTCTGTCATGCAGCACCCCGAGGACCTGCGTCGCGTCGCGCACGAGTGGGTGCTCGACCTGGCCGACGAGGGCGTGATCTATGGTGAGGCTCGCTGGGCCCCCGAACAGCACTTGCGCGGCGGACTCACGCTCGAGGCCGTCGTCGAGTCGGTGCAGGCCGGCCTCGAGGACGGCATGGCGCAGGTCATGGCGGAGGAGGGCGAGATCCACGTGAACCAGGTGCTCTGCGCGATGCGTCAGGGCGACCGCAGCCTCGAGATCGCTCGGCTCGCGCTGCACCACCGCGACAGCGGCGTTGTCGGCTTCGACCTCGCGGGCCCCGAGGAGGGATTCCCCGCAAGCAACCACCGCGAGGCGCTTGAGCTGCTCGCGCAGCACCAGTTCCCGACGACCATTCACGCCGGCGAGGCTGACGGGCTTGACTCCGTGCGCGGGGCCCTCGTCGACGGGCGCGCGCTGCGCCTCGGCCACGGGATCCGGCTCGCCGAAGACGTGAAGATCGAGACGCAGGACGACGACGCCATGCAGGTGTCGCTGGGCCGGGTCGCCCAGTGGGTACGGGATCGCGGCATTGTGCTCGAGTGCTGCCCGTCGTCCAACGTGCAGACCGGCGCATTCTCGCAGTGGGGTGACACGCTCGCCAACCACCCGTTCGACCTGTTCTACCAGCTCGGCATGGCAGTCACGGTCGGCCCCGACAACCGCCTCATGAGTGGCACCTCGGTGAGCCGCGAGCTCGCGCTGCTCGCCGAAGTGTTCGCCTATGATTTGGGCGACCTGCAGCAGTTCCAGGTGAACGCCGCGATGGCTGCCTTCCTGCCCCTCGAGGACCGCAAGGCCCTCGTGGACGAGATCGAAGAGGGCTTCATCGAGGCCGTGCAGCAGTCGCGCCTCGCGCGCGGCTAG
- a CDS encoding ADP/ATP-dependent (S)-NAD(P)H-hydrate dehydratase yields the protein MSDAELTSAAGSPPSSTGSGGAGAGRRAAAGTETVGEHWSASHAQEWLRPPSACDHKVSRGVLALRIGSARYPGAAVLGVSASWRTGIGMVRYVPVLDDGEPETGLPSPSAAVLATRPETLFGEGPCDAWVLGSGTDAADRSFLEQEAVARLMQGTIPLVVDAGALDCTLQRTASSAPAVLTPHGGEFLRLWDRAGFGHLSGGAALDPSIAPVAAGRLAARLSATILLKGSTTLVASPGGGVITVGPATPWLAAAGTGDVLAGILGALVARHSAAVIADAEVLAPLAATAALVHDLAARIASGDDSADPEHAVGAPITALDVVDAIPSAIRRLSQERARRAAPATPPRYAARAAAEIDSAD from the coding sequence ATGTCTGACGCAGAGCTCACCTCAGCGGCAGGATCACCGCCGAGTTCGACTGGATCCGGTGGGGCAGGCGCGGGCCGCCGAGCTGCGGCGGGCACCGAGACCGTGGGCGAGCATTGGTCGGCGTCACACGCGCAGGAGTGGCTGCGACCGCCGAGCGCCTGCGACCACAAGGTCAGCCGCGGCGTGCTGGCACTGCGCATCGGTTCCGCCCGCTACCCGGGCGCCGCGGTGCTTGGCGTCAGCGCCAGCTGGCGCACCGGCATCGGCATGGTCCGCTACGTGCCGGTGCTTGACGACGGCGAGCCCGAGACAGGGTTGCCGTCGCCCTCCGCTGCGGTGCTGGCGACGCGCCCCGAAACGCTCTTTGGCGAGGGCCCGTGCGACGCCTGGGTGCTTGGCTCCGGCACGGACGCGGCGGATCGCTCCTTCCTCGAACAGGAGGCAGTCGCTCGCCTGATGCAGGGAACAATCCCGCTCGTCGTGGATGCCGGCGCGCTCGACTGCACGCTCCAGCGGACGGCATCGTCGGCGCCCGCGGTCCTCACCCCGCATGGCGGCGAGTTCCTGAGGCTGTGGGATCGCGCCGGATTCGGCCACCTCTCGGGCGGGGCCGCGCTCGATCCCTCGATCGCTCCGGTCGCGGCGGGCCGGCTCGCCGCGCGGCTGTCGGCGACGATCCTGCTCAAGGGTTCTACCACCCTGGTCGCGAGCCCTGGCGGCGGCGTGATCACGGTGGGCCCGGCGACCCCGTGGCTCGCCGCGGCGGGTACGGGCGACGTGCTCGCCGGGATCCTGGGGGCGCTCGTCGCGCGCCACTCGGCCGCAGTGATCGCCGACGCTGAGGTCCTCGCCCCGCTGGCCGCAACTGCCGCCCTCGTGCATGACCTCGCGGCGCGGATCGCATCGGGGGACGACTCAGCGGACCCGGAGCATGCCGTCGGCGCGCCGATCACCGCGCTCGATGTCGTGGACGCGATTCCCTCGGCGATCAGGCGCCTCTCGCAGGAGCGCGCACGCCGCGCAGCGCCCGCTACGCCTCCGCGCTACGCGGCGCGGGCCGCCGCCGAGATCGATTCGGCGGACTGA
- a CDS encoding phospho-sugar mutase, which yields MTNTPENSALQGLIQAATDWAAQDPDAVTRAEAEALVRSAQDPDAAVVSAAAAELESRFGSRLAFGTAGLRGELGAGSNRMNRVIVGQTSAGFAAFLLARAARGETSSPPSIVIGYDARVNSDVFARDTAEIMAGAGVQAILLPGPLPTPVTAFAVRLLGASAGVMVTASHNPPRDNGYKVYLGDADGGSQIAPPVDAEIAAHIDAVLDTPLATFPRDTDYRVAGPEVEDAYVSATAKSVRASVPATHAPLTIVYTAMHGVGSDTARRVYAAAGLPEVKVVPEQDRPDGAFPTVDFPNPEEPGALDLAYRTAREVGADLIVAHDPDADRLAIALPDPTEAAGYRRLTGNQLGLILGWQAAERHRMASDEGGTLACTIVSSPALRAVAADYDLDYAETLSGFKWVSRVPHLVFGFEEALGYLTRPDLVRDKDGISASADLITLALQLSTSGLTMWDHLDAASERFGHFSSGQITVRLDSPAAVEVLAERIRTAPPAAFGAVAVREITDLLEPGRAAVPSNVLRYDLADGSRVMIRPSGTEPKLKVYLDTFSDVGTVAERRATADAALDALTAAARETLDRAAA from the coding sequence ATGACGAACACCCCCGAGAACTCGGCACTGCAGGGCCTCATCCAGGCCGCCACCGACTGGGCCGCGCAGGATCCCGACGCCGTCACCCGGGCCGAGGCTGAGGCGCTCGTGCGGTCCGCACAGGATCCGGACGCGGCCGTCGTATCAGCGGCCGCGGCCGAGCTCGAGTCCCGCTTCGGTTCTCGCCTGGCGTTTGGCACGGCCGGCCTCCGCGGCGAGCTCGGCGCCGGCAGCAACCGGATGAATCGCGTCATCGTCGGCCAGACGAGCGCCGGGTTCGCCGCGTTCCTGCTCGCCCGAGCAGCGCGCGGCGAGACCTCATCTCCTCCTTCGATCGTGATCGGCTACGACGCGCGCGTGAACTCCGACGTGTTCGCGCGCGACACCGCCGAGATCATGGCGGGCGCGGGCGTACAGGCGATCCTGTTGCCCGGGCCGCTTCCCACCCCCGTCACCGCGTTCGCCGTGCGCCTGCTCGGCGCCTCCGCCGGCGTCATGGTCACCGCGAGCCACAACCCGCCGCGCGACAACGGGTACAAGGTGTACCTCGGCGACGCCGACGGCGGTTCCCAGATCGCGCCGCCCGTCGATGCCGAGATTGCCGCGCACATCGACGCCGTGCTTGACACCCCGCTTGCCACGTTCCCCCGCGACACGGACTACCGCGTCGCGGGCCCCGAGGTCGAAGACGCCTACGTGAGCGCCACCGCCAAGAGCGTGCGTGCGAGCGTGCCCGCGACGCACGCGCCGCTCACCATCGTCTACACCGCGATGCACGGCGTCGGTTCCGACACTGCCCGCCGCGTCTATGCGGCCGCGGGTCTTCCCGAGGTCAAGGTCGTGCCCGAGCAGGATCGCCCCGACGGGGCCTTCCCCACGGTTGACTTCCCGAACCCGGAAGAGCCAGGCGCGCTCGATCTCGCCTATCGCACCGCGCGCGAAGTGGGCGCCGACCTGATCGTGGCGCACGACCCTGACGCGGACCGGCTCGCGATCGCGCTGCCCGATCCGACCGAGGCGGCAGGTTACCGCCGCCTCACGGGGAATCAGCTCGGCCTGATCCTGGGGTGGCAGGCTGCAGAGCGCCACCGCATGGCGAGCGATGAGGGTGGCACACTCGCCTGCACGATCGTCTCCTCGCCGGCCCTGCGGGCGGTCGCAGCGGACTACGACCTGGACTACGCCGAAACGCTCTCGGGGTTCAAGTGGGTCTCCCGCGTACCCCACCTCGTCTTCGGCTTTGAGGAGGCGCTGGGCTACCTCACCCGCCCCGATCTCGTGCGCGACAAGGATGGCATCTCGGCGAGCGCCGACCTCATCACCCTCGCCCTGCAACTGAGCACGTCCGGCCTGACGATGTGGGACCACCTGGACGCCGCCAGCGAGCGCTTCGGGCACTTCTCGAGCGGGCAGATCACGGTCCGCCTCGACTCCCCCGCCGCCGTCGAGGTCCTCGCCGAGCGCATTCGCACCGCGCCGCCGGCGGCCTTCGGTGCCGTTGCGGTTCGGGAGATCACGGACCTGCTCGAGCCGGGCCGCGCAGCGGTTCCCTCCAACGTGCTCCGCTACGACCTCGCAGACGGGTCACGCGTCATGATCCGACCAAGCGGCACCGAACCGAAGCTCAAGGTGTACCTCGACACGTTCAGTGACGTGGGCACCGTGGCCGAGCGCCGCGCGACCGCCGACGCCGCACTCGATGCGCTCACCGCCGCCGCCCGCGAGACCCTGGACCGCGCGGCGGCCTAA
- a CDS encoding NAD(P)/FAD-dependent oxidoreductase, giving the protein MTPNTPSSADARAEEADVVVIGAGFAGLVAARELGHAGHRVILLEARDRVGGRTWTDSRMGHDLELGGTWVHWVQPHTWAEMTRYGREIVRSPAAEEAYWLGAGDAPRKGSIAEFMTLIDDGQQRIIDDVRTAIPRGVEPTVGEIQTLDALSIQDRFDALGLDDEARSANESVWVGHVNARLDEVGLSSALRWVAATGGHWQLMHEASATYRVAGGMSAWTAAIAEDVPGEIRLGTTVTAVTQDADGAVVETASGERIRTRRIVNTLPINAASGIRFEPELPAVWRKAAQETVASQGLKIWIKVRGDVTRFFAYASQRHSISVLKSEYPGQDPDGTPHTVLVGFGPDHTQLDVTSIAEVQAAVDAIRPGLEVIEVTAHDWMKDPLSRTTWMTHRPGQLTRDLAELQQPSGVVHFASTDTASLWGGFIDGAIEGGLREARRVSAALAAK; this is encoded by the coding sequence ATGACACCCAACACCCCGTCGTCCGCAGACGCTCGCGCAGAGGAAGCCGACGTTGTCGTGATCGGAGCCGGCTTTGCTGGGCTGGTCGCCGCGCGCGAGCTCGGCCACGCCGGCCACCGCGTGATCCTGCTCGAGGCACGCGACCGCGTAGGCGGGCGCACCTGGACCGATTCACGCATGGGGCACGACCTCGAGCTCGGCGGCACCTGGGTGCACTGGGTACAGCCGCATACCTGGGCCGAAATGACCCGGTACGGCCGTGAAATCGTGCGCAGCCCCGCCGCGGAAGAGGCCTACTGGCTGGGTGCGGGCGACGCGCCACGCAAGGGCAGCATCGCCGAGTTCATGACACTCATCGACGACGGGCAGCAGCGCATCATCGACGACGTGCGCACCGCGATCCCGCGGGGCGTCGAGCCCACGGTCGGCGAGATTCAAACGCTCGACGCCTTGAGCATCCAGGACCGCTTCGACGCCCTCGGCCTTGACGACGAGGCGCGAAGTGCGAACGAATCCGTCTGGGTCGGGCACGTCAACGCGCGCCTGGACGAGGTGGGCCTGTCGAGCGCGCTCCGCTGGGTCGCCGCGACCGGCGGACACTGGCAGCTCATGCACGAAGCGTCAGCCACCTACCGAGTAGCCGGCGGCATGTCCGCGTGGACCGCCGCCATCGCGGAGGACGTGCCCGGCGAGATTCGGCTGGGCACCACCGTGACTGCTGTGACGCAGGATGCGGACGGCGCGGTCGTCGAGACGGCGAGCGGCGAGCGCATCCGGACACGCCGGATCGTGAACACGCTGCCGATCAATGCGGCCTCAGGGATCCGGTTCGAGCCGGAACTGCCCGCGGTCTGGCGCAAGGCAGCGCAGGAAACCGTCGCCTCGCAGGGGCTGAAGATCTGGATCAAGGTGCGCGGCGACGTGACCCGCTTCTTCGCCTACGCGAGTCAGCGCCACTCGATCTCCGTGCTCAAGAGCGAGTACCCCGGACAGGATCCCGACGGCACGCCGCACACCGTCCTCGTCGGATTCGGCCCGGACCACACGCAGCTCGACGTCACGAGCATCGCGGAGGTGCAGGCCGCGGTCGACGCGATCCGCCCGGGGCTCGAGGTCATCGAGGTCACGGCGCACGACTGGATGAAAGACCCGCTCTCGCGCACCACCTGGATGACGCACCGCCCGGGTCAGCTGACGCGCGACCTCGCCGAGCTGCAACAGCCGAGCGGCGTCGTCCACTTCGCGAGCACCGACACGGCGAGTCTCTGGGGCGGCTTCATCGACGGGGCGATCGAGGGCGGGCTGCGCGAGGCGCGGCGGGTTTCCGCGGCGTTGGCGGCGAAGTAG
- a CDS encoding NAD(P)/FAD-dependent oxidoreductase, translating to MQVIIVGAGLSGLTAAWELRRAGYDPIVLEARDRVGGRTWSQQLDNGQVTERGGEYVFPTEFAIRRLSAELEVPLLTHNVRYGRRTMHGTHQSVAEMNETAALLVTTLRAMLADGATRVSVRDVHEAALGSGFESHHQYRRMSTSLAIDPALASAEASLLHESAASGGYVEDAGRFLHGNQSLSIELARRLGDAVRLESPVAGVDQSATGVQVRLADGTTIDGDAAVISVPLPLLRELELGFVLSPLQQAALDHRLMGTAAKLGVPLSAVDNDVALASDTHNWWSWRSMSADGEHRINALSSFAGGRIALDALDTASGHATWLAELQRMRPELVLDGQPLLTDWSNDPWARGSYSAASLDWTAEEARAFETAAGRVAIAGEHTGLAQSLNGAVMSGVRAASALAPVLSGTPALVTA from the coding sequence ATGCAGGTCATCATTGTCGGGGCAGGGCTTTCCGGACTCACTGCGGCGTGGGAGCTTCGCCGCGCCGGCTACGACCCGATCGTGCTGGAGGCCCGCGACCGCGTCGGCGGCCGCACCTGGTCGCAGCAGCTCGACAATGGTCAGGTCACCGAGCGCGGCGGCGAGTACGTCTTCCCGACCGAGTTCGCAATCCGGCGCCTGTCCGCCGAGCTCGAGGTGCCCCTGCTCACGCACAACGTCCGCTACGGCCGTCGCACCATGCACGGCACCCACCAGAGCGTCGCCGAAATGAACGAGACGGCCGCGCTCCTCGTCACGACGCTACGCGCCATGCTCGCCGACGGGGCCACCCGGGTCTCCGTTCGCGACGTCCACGAGGCGGCGCTCGGCTCGGGCTTCGAATCACACCACCAGTACCGCCGCATGTCGACCTCGCTGGCCATTGATCCTGCCCTCGCGAGCGCAGAAGCGTCGCTGCTGCACGAATCCGCGGCATCCGGCGGATACGTCGAAGACGCCGGCCGCTTCCTGCACGGCAACCAGTCGCTCAGCATCGAGCTGGCGCGCAGGCTTGGCGACGCCGTGCGCCTCGAGAGCCCCGTGGCCGGTGTCGACCAGTCGGCGACTGGCGTACAGGTGCGGCTCGCCGATGGCACCACGATCGACGGCGACGCCGCAGTGATCTCCGTCCCGCTGCCGCTGCTGCGCGAGCTCGAGCTCGGCTTTGTGCTGAGCCCGTTGCAGCAGGCCGCCCTCGATCACCGCCTGATGGGCACCGCTGCCAAGTTGGGCGTGCCTCTCAGCGCAGTCGACAACGACGTCGCGCTGGCGAGCGACACCCACAACTGGTGGTCGTGGCGTTCGATGTCGGCCGACGGCGAGCACCGGATCAACGCGCTCTCGAGCTTCGCGGGCGGCCGTATCGCGCTCGACGCGCTCGACACCGCCTCAGGCCACGCGACCTGGTTGGCCGAGCTCCAGCGCATGCGCCCCGAGCTCGTACTCGACGGCCAGCCGCTCCTCACCGACTGGTCGAACGACCCCTGGGCCCGCGGGTCCTACTCCGCCGCCTCCCTCGACTGGACCGCCGAGGAAGCGCGCGCCTTCGAGACCGCGGCGGGACGCGTCGCTATCGCCGGCGAGCACACGGGGCTTGCGCAGTCGCTCAACGGCGCCGTCATGTCGGGCGTCCGGGCAGCGAGCGCGCTCGCGCCGGTCCTGTCGGGCACGCCCGCGCTCGTCACGGCATAG
- a CDS encoding AsnC family transcriptional regulator, translating into MPPAAPHDSPEERVITALRRDGRISFSALAARTGLGRAQVSEIARGLIADEQLRFTTSVSPLQFGFAVEGHLVLAVRGGAEALAAELVASPLTTFVSLTTGETAICAQLRCRDRTELAELLDRVRSHPAVLNSGVHLYDRVHRNVYAPVRASDEPDRLDATDIRLASALERDGRASVRALATELGLPEGSVRHRLGRLFGADIVRVVAVPTRDTGRAVTLGFGVQHIGSADQAAAELILLGADFVATAVGDWGVLGTTQFPTLAAAQRFIAEVRHQAWVAGLSTWLHLEILKEDYSVSQRGAGERAPATGG; encoded by the coding sequence ATGCCTCCCGCCGCCCCGCACGACTCTCCCGAAGAGCGCGTCATCACGGCTTTGCGACGAGACGGCAGAATCTCGTTCTCCGCGCTCGCCGCCCGCACGGGGCTCGGACGGGCGCAGGTGTCGGAGATCGCGCGTGGGTTGATTGCCGATGAGCAGTTGCGCTTCACCACGAGTGTCTCGCCGCTACAGTTCGGCTTTGCAGTGGAAGGGCACCTCGTGCTGGCGGTGCGCGGCGGCGCGGAGGCGCTCGCCGCAGAGCTGGTCGCCTCGCCGCTCACCACGTTCGTGTCGCTCACGACCGGGGAAACCGCCATCTGCGCGCAACTGCGCTGCCGGGACCGGACCGAGCTCGCCGAGCTGCTTGACCGAGTGCGCTCGCACCCTGCCGTGCTGAACAGCGGCGTGCACCTCTACGACCGGGTGCACCGCAACGTCTACGCGCCCGTCCGCGCCAGCGACGAGCCCGACCGGCTCGACGCCACCGACATCCGGCTCGCGTCCGCGCTCGAGCGGGATGGGCGGGCGTCCGTGCGAGCGCTCGCGACCGAGCTCGGGCTGCCCGAGGGGTCGGTGCGGCACCGGCTCGGCCGCCTCTTCGGCGCAGATATTGTGCGCGTGGTCGCGGTGCCGACCCGCGACACCGGCCGGGCAGTGACACTCGGCTTCGGCGTGCAGCACATCGGATCTGCCGATCAGGCCGCGGCCGAGCTCATTCTGCTCGGCGCGGACTTCGTAGCGACGGCGGTTGGCGACTGGGGTGTTTTGGGCACGACGCAGTTCCCGACGCTTGCTGCGGCCCAGCGCTTCATCGCCGAGGTGCGGCATCAGGCGTGGGTCGCCGGGCTCAGCACCTGGCTGCACCTCGAGATTCTGAAAGAGGACTACAGCGTCTCCCAGCGCGGCGCGGGGGAGCGCGCGCCCGCTACAGGCGGCTAA
- a CDS encoding purine-nucleoside phosphorylase, producing MSDAPATDPTALATEAARVLAELSGVPRHDLALVLGSGWGKAAGLLGEVVSEIPAEQVPGFHASAVAGHGGKLTSIRLPDGRHALVIGARTHFYEGHGVRAVVHGVRTAAAAGAKILILTNGAGGLDPKFAAGEAVLISDHLNLTATSPIEGANFVDLTDLYSQRLRDLARTAVPELQEGVYVQLPGPHYETPAEVRYLQIIGGQTVGMSTALEAIAARQAGMEILGFSFVTNLAAGIQETPLSHEEVLEAGRAAEGRLGELLAGVISRL from the coding sequence ATGAGCGACGCACCCGCAACCGACCCCACCGCCCTCGCAACCGAAGCCGCCCGCGTGCTCGCGGAACTCAGCGGCGTCCCGCGCCACGATCTCGCGCTCGTGCTCGGCAGCGGCTGGGGCAAGGCCGCGGGCCTCCTCGGCGAGGTCGTCTCCGAGATTCCGGCCGAGCAGGTCCCGGGCTTCCACGCTTCCGCAGTCGCGGGTCACGGCGGGAAGCTCACTTCGATCAGGCTGCCCGACGGGCGCCACGCCCTCGTCATTGGCGCGCGCACCCACTTCTACGAGGGCCACGGCGTGCGTGCGGTCGTGCACGGCGTCCGCACTGCGGCGGCGGCGGGCGCGAAGATCCTCATCCTCACGAACGGCGCCGGGGGCCTCGACCCCAAGTTCGCCGCGGGCGAGGCGGTCCTCATTAGCGACCACCTCAACCTCACCGCCACCTCGCCCATCGAGGGCGCAAACTTCGTCGACCTGACCGATCTGTACTCGCAGCGCCTCCGCGACCTCGCGCGCACTGCCGTCCCCGAACTGCAGGAGGGCGTCTACGTCCAGCTGCCCGGACCGCACTACGAGACCCCTGCCGAGGTGCGCTACCTCCAGATCATCGGCGGCCAGACCGTCGGCATGTCCACCGCGCTCGAGGCGATCGCGGCGCGTCAGGCTGGCATGGAGATTCTCGGTTTCTCGTTCGTCACGAACCTGGCCGCGGGCATCCAGGAGACCCCGCTCAGCCACGAGGAGGTCCTCGAGGCGGGCCGTGCGGCAGAGGGACGACTCGGCGAGTTGCTCGCGGGAGTGATTAGCCGCCTGTAG
- a CDS encoding XRE family transcriptional regulator yields MSVERDLGERVAQFRELRGLSMRALAAAAGVSPSFLSQLENGRTNASVASLRKIAGALGVTPATLLDASTGHTRGVLRAADRPTLPLEGAEKFVVSLAPLRNLEVYAGSFAPGGSTGPDAYTHGNAQEFFVVVAGTITLELGDERYVMHKDDSIEFLSSMPHRMVNESDGIAEVLWINSPPTEAEAIHRAEP; encoded by the coding sequence ATGAGTGTCGAACGAGATCTTGGTGAGCGGGTCGCGCAGTTCCGCGAGCTCCGCGGCCTCAGCATGCGCGCGCTCGCCGCAGCGGCCGGAGTCAGCCCGAGCTTTTTGAGTCAGCTCGAGAATGGCCGGACGAACGCGAGCGTGGCCTCACTGCGCAAGATCGCCGGCGCGTTGGGGGTCACCCCGGCGACCCTGCTCGACGCATCGACGGGCCACACCCGCGGGGTGCTGCGCGCGGCCGACCGGCCGACGCTGCCACTCGAGGGCGCCGAGAAGTTCGTCGTATCGCTGGCTCCGCTGCGAAACCTCGAGGTCTACGCCGGAAGCTTTGCGCCCGGCGGCAGCACCGGCCCCGACGCCTACACCCATGGGAACGCGCAGGAGTTCTTCGTCGTCGTAGCGGGCACGATCACCCTCGAGCTGGGCGACGAGCGTTACGTCATGCACAAGGACGACTCGATCGAGTTCCTCAGCTCGATGCCGCACCGGATGGTCAACGAGTCCGACGGCATCGCCGAAGTGCTCTGGATCAACAGCCCTCCCACCGAGGCTGAAGCGATCCACCGGGCCGAGCCCTAA